AAATGGCCCCGAAAGAGTGGAAAATCACCGAGGCTGCCGCGATCCCTATCTGGACCGATATAAGTCCGGATATCCGACTGGTGGATCTCGCCGCCGCTCTCGCGAATCCGGCCCTGGCGGCGGACCGGCGGAAGGTCTACCAGGGGGCGTACCAGCGGATCACCGGCTATCTGACCGCCCGGGGCGCCGACCAGGACGGTCTGAAGGTGCTCGCCCCGACCGGCTGAGTGCCGCCGCCAGGGAACCTCAGCCGCCGAGGACCCGTTCGGTGTAGGCGTTGGCGAAGACCCGCCCCGGATCGAGGCGGTCCCGTACGGCCACGAAGTCGTCGAACCTCGGGTAGACCGCACGCAGCGACGCCGCGTCCCGGTAGTGCAGCTTGCCCCAGTGCGGGCGGCCACCCAGGCCGATCGCCTCCCGCTCGAACGCCTGGAAGTACGGCTCGTACGGCGCGCCGACGTACTGGTGGATCGCCAGGTACGCCGACTCCCGCTGGTAGCCGTGGGAGAGCCAGATGTCGTCCGGTGCAGTGAACCGGACCTCGACCGGGAACTGCACCTTGAACGGCAGCCCGTCGACCACCCGGCGCAGCGCGGTCAGCGCCTCGGGCAGGGCGGCGCGGGGCAGCCCGTACTCCATCTCGGTGAACCGGACCCGGCGCGGGGTGCAGAAGACCTGGTCCGAGCGACCGGTGTAGGTGCGGGCGGTGAGTGCGCGGGCGGAGATCGCGCTGATCGGCCGGACCAGGCCCGGCACCGCCCGGCCGAGTCGGCAGGCACCGGCGAAGACCGTGTTGGCCAGGAACTCGTCGTCCAACCATCCCCGGAACCGGGGCAGTGGCCGGTCGTCGAGTGGCACCCGGTTGTTCGTCTTGACCTGCACCCGGTCGGTGTACGGGAACCAGTAGAACTCGAAGTGGTCGTTCCGGTCGATCAGGTCGGGCAGGTCGGCGAGGACCGTGGCCAGCGGTGCCGGCCGTTCGTCGGCCCGGAGCACGAAGGCGTCCACGCAACGGAGGGTGACCTCGGTGATGATCCCGAGCGCGCCCAGCCCGACCCGGGCGGCGGCGAACAGTTCGGGGTCGGTGGTGGCGGAGCAGTGCCGTATCTCGCCGGCCCCGGTGACCAGGGTCAGGTCTTCGACGAAGGTGGAGAGGCAGCCGTATCCGGCGCCGGTGCCGTGGGTGCCGGTGGAGAGGGCGCCGGCGACCGTCTGGGCGTCGATGTCGCCGAGGTTCGGCATGGCCAGGCCGTGGCTGGCCAGCAGCGCGTTGAGGGCGCGCAGTTCGAGCCCGGCCGGTACGGTGGCCAGCCGCTGCTCCTGGTCGATCCGGATCGGGCCGCCCAGGTCACCCAGCTCGATCCGGAGGTCGGTGGCACCGGCGATGTCGGTGAAGGAGTGACCGCTGCCGACCGCCTTGATCCGACGTCCGGCCGAGGCCGCGACCCGTACCGCGTCGGCCAGTTGTTCCACGGTCGACGGTCGCAGCACGGTGCTGGCGGTGGCGCGCTGGTTGCCGGCCCAGTTCGTCCAGCCCGGGGCGGGCGTGGTGGACGGGGGCGTCGCGCCGGGCGGCGACACCGCGCCGTACGGCGATGGGGTGCTGGCCATGCAGCCTCCAGAGCCGAATATGAGTAGCATTCATATCAGGCTTCGATGCGATGAGTAAACATCGCACACCAGGTCCGATCGTTAATCCAGGTAACGTTTCGAACTCGCGACGTGCAGACACATCTCATCCGTCGAAGGGGGAGTGGCGACGCGTGTCCACATCAACCGCCACGAGTGGTCCACTACGCCGCGTCCCGGTGCAGGGCCGTAGTGTTGCCAGGGTCCAGCGCATGCTTGACGCCTGTGCCGAACTGGTCGACGAGGTCGGCTACGAGGGTCTGACGACGACCCTGCTCGCCGAGCGGGCCGAGGTGGCGATCGGTTCGGTCTACCAGTTCTTCCCGGACAAGCGGGCGATCGTCCAGGCGCTCACGCTGCGCAACATGGAGGCGTATCTCGAACGCCTCGCCGACCGGTTCTCCCAGGGCGACCTCGCCCACTGGTGGGACGGGGTCGACGCCGGGATCGACGAGTACATCGCCATGCACCGGCTGGTGCCCGGCTTCCGTACGCTGCACTTCGGCGACGTGGTCGACGTGCACCTCCTCGACGACCAGCGGGACAACAACGGGGTGATCGCCGAACAGCTCGCCCGGGTGCTGGTCGAACAGTTCGGGATCGCCGACGGCCCACCGCTGCGCTTCGCGCTGGAGATCGCGGTCGAGGCCGCCGACGCTCTGATCAAGCTCGCCTTCCGGCGGGACCAGGACGGCGACGAGCGGGTGCTGATCGAGGCGAAGGCGCTGATCCGCGAATACCTGCACCGACAGGTCGGCACCGTCGCCGGTGGCGCTCAGCCGCCGGTCGTCGGGGTCGTCGCGGCCGCTTCGGCCACCGCCACGGCGGTGGGGGACCCGGCGCCCAGCGCGGCAGGCTGAGGCGCGGTCCGGTCAGCCCGGTCGGATCAGCTCGAAGGGGCGGACGGCCGGTCAGCCCGGTCCGGTGGCGGGGTCAGAGGAACGCCTGACCCTCGCCCCGGTAGCTCGGCACCGTCGCCACCACCCGATCCCCCTCGATCAGGTGCAGCTCGTTGACGTGTTCGCTCAGCTCGCCGGCCTTGGCGTGCCGGAACCAGACCCGGTCGCCGACGGTCAGTGCCTCCGCCGCCGTACCGGCGAGCGGGGTCTGCACCTCGCCGGCCCCCTCCGAGCCGATCAGCTTCAGCCCCGGTGGCAGCCAGGGCTGCGGCAGCCGGCTCGGTTCGGCCGGCCCGGAGGCGATCCAACCGCCGCCGAGCACGGTCGCCAGACCGGGTGCCGGGCGCCGAACCACGGCGAGGGCGAAGAAGGCGGCCGGGACCGGGCGCCACGCGCGGTAGGTGTCGAAGAGGGTGGGCCCGTACAGGCCAGAACCGGCGGTGACCTCGGTCACGGCCGGGTCCGCGCTGGTCGCGGCCACACTGCCGGTGCCGCCACCGTTGACGAAGTCAAGCTCGGCGTGTTCGCGTACGGCGGCCACCGCCGCACCACGACGTGCCGTCAACTCCGGGTACGACCGGCGCTGGAGTGCCCGGATCGCCACGCCCCGCAGCGCCTGCCCCGGTGGCGCGTCACCGAGCCCGGCTATCTGCGCCTCGTACGACATGAGCCCGACCAGCCGGAACCCGCGCCGGGCGACGACCCGGGCGGCGAGCGCGCCGGCGTCGGCGGCCGAGTGCACCGGCGAGCGGCGTACCCCGATGTGCAGCCGCCCCCGGGCCGGCCGCCACGAGGCGTCGAGGTCCAGGCAGACCCGGATCGGTGCGCGCCGGTCCGGTGCGGCGACCGTGTCGATCAGGTCGAGCTGGTCCGGACTGTCCACCATCAGGGTCACCGCCGCCGCCAGTTCGGCGTCGGCGGCGAGTTCGGCCAGCCCGGCCCGGTCCGCGCTCGGGTACGCCACCAGCACGTCGTTGCTGACACCCGCGCGGACCAGCCAGCTCGCCTCGCGCACGGTGTACGCCATCACTCCCTGCCAGCCCGGTCGGGCCAGCGCCCGGGTGAGCAGGTCGCGGCAGCGGACCGATTTGCTCGCCACCCGGACCGGCTTGCCCGCCGCCCGCGCGGAGAGCGCGTCGGCGTTCGCGTC
The Micromonospora pisi DNA segment above includes these coding regions:
- a CDS encoding amino acid deaminase/aldolase, translating into MHTDVPTDRDALRDRLDRATAHLDPPFAAIDLTAFDANADALSARAAGKPVRVASKSVRCRDLLTRALARPGWQGVMAYTVREASWLVRAGVSNDVLVAYPSADRAGLAELAADAELAAAVTLMVDSPDQLDLIDTVAAPDRRAPIRVCLDLDASWRPARGRLHIGVRRSPVHSAADAGALAARVVARRGFRLVGLMSYEAQIAGLGDAPPGQALRGVAIRALQRRSYPELTARRGAAVAAVREHAELDFVNGGGTGSVAATSADPAVTEVTAGSGLYGPTLFDTYRAWRPVPAAFFALAVVRRPAPGLATVLGGGWIASGPAEPSRLPQPWLPPGLKLIGSEGAGEVQTPLAGTAAEALTVGDRVWFRHAKAGELSEHVNELHLIEGDRVVATVPSYRGEGQAFL
- a CDS encoding TetR family transcriptional regulator, which gives rise to MSTSTATSGPLRRVPVQGRSVARVQRMLDACAELVDEVGYEGLTTTLLAERAEVAIGSVYQFFPDKRAIVQALTLRNMEAYLERLADRFSQGDLAHWWDGVDAGIDEYIAMHRLVPGFRTLHFGDVVDVHLLDDQRDNNGVIAEQLARVLVEQFGIADGPPLRFALEIAVEAADALIKLAFRRDQDGDERVLIEAKALIREYLHRQVGTVAGGAQPPVVGVVAAASATATAVGDPAPSAAG
- a CDS encoding D-arabinono-1,4-lactone oxidase, producing the protein MASTPSPYGAVSPPGATPPSTTPAPGWTNWAGNQRATASTVLRPSTVEQLADAVRVAASAGRRIKAVGSGHSFTDIAGATDLRIELGDLGGPIRIDQEQRLATVPAGLELRALNALLASHGLAMPNLGDIDAQTVAGALSTGTHGTGAGYGCLSTFVEDLTLVTGAGEIRHCSATTDPELFAAARVGLGALGIITEVTLRCVDAFVLRADERPAPLATVLADLPDLIDRNDHFEFYWFPYTDRVQVKTNNRVPLDDRPLPRFRGWLDDEFLANTVFAGACRLGRAVPGLVRPISAISARALTARTYTGRSDQVFCTPRRVRFTEMEYGLPRAALPEALTALRRVVDGLPFKVQFPVEVRFTAPDDIWLSHGYQRESAYLAIHQYVGAPYEPYFQAFEREAIGLGGRPHWGKLHYRDAASLRAVYPRFDDFVAVRDRLDPGRVFANAYTERVLGG